The proteins below come from a single Nitrospinota bacterium genomic window:
- the fusA gene encoding elongation factor G codes for MKENKKLKKIRNIGIISHIDAGKTTVTERFLFYTGYSHKIGEVHDGDTIMDWMAQERERGITITSATITCEWRNHIINIIDTPGHVDFTIEVERSLRVLDGAIAIFSGVEGVEPQSESVWYQADRYKIPRIAFVNKMDRIGADFFRVLKDMEKKLGATPLPVNIPLGKEEDFRGVIDLIQMKGILWEEKDLGITYSSIDIPPSLKDEAKRYRNALIESIVERDEELLEKYFSDQEIDENDIKKAIRQCTLNLDLVPVFCGSGLKNKGMQPLLDAIVDYLPSPLDIPAIEGLNPKTGEKERRFTGTDQSFSALAFKIMMDEGRKLTYLRVYSGSIDTGTFVFNTNKKEEEKIARLFRMYANKKERINTAHSGEIVAASGLKNTATGDTLCDKSTPIIFESMIIPEPVISVAIEPKTIIDQNKLTHNLEKLIQEDPTLNVKTDEETGQTVISGMGELHLDVVVKRLRNDFGVETRVGKPQVVYRESISKPVTIEGNFSKEIGGKFQSGKVWLKFEPKPNGTGFEFQNGLKEAILPPKFISAVEESIRNSSENGALSGYKVVDTKVTLENALYVEGESTEMAFRIASAMAFQKGCRKAKPFLLEPVMSTEVTVPREFVGAVIDDMNTRNGKIEGTVSHPKFQIVNALAPLSQMFGYSTSLRSLTQGRGTFTMSFSKFNKVEN; via the coding sequence ATGAAAGAAAATAAAAAACTCAAAAAAATTCGTAATATCGGCATCATCTCCCATATAGACGCCGGGAAAACTACGGTTACTGAAAGATTTCTCTTCTACACAGGCTATTCCCATAAAATCGGGGAGGTTCATGACGGCGATACGATTATGGACTGGATGGCACAGGAAAGAGAAAGAGGAATAACCATCACTTCTGCAACCATCACTTGTGAATGGCGAAACCATATCATCAATATTATCGACACACCGGGCCATGTCGATTTTACGATAGAAGTAGAAAGGTCATTAAGGGTCTTAGATGGGGCAATTGCTATCTTTTCTGGGGTCGAAGGGGTTGAGCCCCAGTCAGAATCTGTATGGTATCAGGCAGACAGGTATAAAATCCCCAGAATCGCCTTTGTCAATAAAATGGATAGAATTGGGGCTGACTTTTTTAGGGTCTTAAAAGATATGGAAAAAAAACTGGGGGCTACTCCCCTGCCTGTAAATATCCCTTTAGGCAAAGAGGAGGATTTTAGGGGCGTTATCGACCTGATCCAAATGAAGGGGATACTGTGGGAAGAAAAGGATTTGGGGATTACCTATTCATCCATTGATATTCCTCCCTCATTAAAAGATGAAGCAAAAAGATACCGAAACGCTTTAATAGAATCAATAGTGGAAAGGGATGAAGAACTGTTAGAAAAATACTTCAGCGATCAGGAAATAGATGAAAATGACATAAAAAAGGCCATCAGGCAGTGCACGTTAAATTTAGATTTAGTCCCTGTTTTTTGTGGCTCAGGGCTAAAAAATAAAGGAATGCAACCTCTTCTGGATGCGATTGTAGATTACCTCCCTTCCCCTTTAGATATCCCAGCTATCGAAGGATTGAATCCAAAAACAGGAGAAAAAGAAAGGCGCTTTACTGGAACAGATCAGAGTTTCTCTGCCTTGGCTTTTAAGATAATGATGGACGAAGGCCGCAAGCTTACCTACCTAAGGGTATATTCCGGCAGCATTGATACGGGAACCTTTGTTTTTAATACAAACAAAAAAGAAGAAGAAAAGATTGCAAGATTATTCAGGATGTATGCCAACAAAAAAGAGAGGATAAATACAGCCCATTCAGGAGAAATTGTTGCAGCGAGCGGTCTAAAGAACACAGCAACCGGAGACACCCTTTGCGATAAATCTACTCCCATTATATTCGAATCGATGATCATTCCTGAACCGGTAATATCTGTTGCTATTGAACCGAAGACCATCATTGATCAGAACAAACTCACCCATAATCTGGAAAAACTCATACAAGAAGACCCTACGCTTAATGTGAAAACAGATGAGGAAACAGGGCAAACCGTAATCTCTGGGATGGGAGAATTACACTTAGACGTCGTTGTTAAAAGACTCCGTAATGATTTTGGCGTAGAAACGAGGGTGGGAAAACCCCAGGTTGTTTATCGAGAATCGATAAGTAAACCTGTCACAATAGAAGGAAATTTTTCAAAAGAGATAGGAGGGAAATTTCAATCAGGCAAGGTATGGTTGAAATTCGAACCAAAGCCCAATGGAACAGGATTCGAATTTCAAAATGGTCTTAAAGAAGCTATTCTTCCCCCTAAGTTCATTTCTGCTGTTGAAGAGTCAATAAGAAATTCGTCTGAAAATGGTGCTCTTTCTGGTTATAAAGTGGTTGATACGAAAGTGACCCTTGAAAATGCCCTCTATGTGGAAGGAGAATCTACGGAAATGGCCTTTAGAATAGCATCTGCAATGGCTTTTCAAAAAGGGTGCAGAAAAGCAAAACCATTTTTGCTCGAACCGGTGATGAGCACAGAAGTAACTGTGCCAAGAGAATTTGTTGGAGCAGTTATCGACGATATGAATACGCGAAATGGGAAAATAGAAGGAACTGTCTCTCATCCGAAGTTTCAGATAGTCAATGCCCTCGCCCCCCTTTCTCAAATGTTTGGATACTCGACAAGCCTCAGGTCTCTCACTCAAGGGAGGGGGACTTTTACAATGTCTTTTTCCAAATTTAATAAGGTTGAAAACTGA
- a CDS encoding zinc ribbon domain-containing protein: MPKYEYRCTKCKKKFTLTLSIKEKGEKKIKCPKCTSSKVTQLITGFFSQTSKKS; encoded by the coding sequence ATGCCAAAATATGAATACAGATGCACAAAATGCAAGAAAAAATTCACATTGACTCTATCCATAAAAGAAAAAGGAGAGAAAAAAATCAAATGCCCAAAATGCACCAGCAGTAAGGTAACTCAGCTCATCACTGGATTTTTTTCTCAGACCTCAAAAAAGAGCTAA